A window of the Lactuca sativa cultivar Salinas chromosome 5, Lsat_Salinas_v11, whole genome shotgun sequence genome harbors these coding sequences:
- the LOC111880189 gene encoding transmembrane 9 superfamily member 11, with product MGSFNRIKKFLVISCLIFEFGHGYYLPGSFPHKYDVGDQLSVKVNSLTSIDTEIPYGYYSLPFCKPPDGIKDSAENLGELLMGDRIENSPYRFKMFKNETEIVMCTTNPISNDEYQTLKERIDEMYQVNVNLDNLPAIRYMQRDGFYVRWTGYPVGIKVQDAYYLFNHLKFTVLVHKYEHDNVVSVVGTGDGELITPTNETMGDGYMVVGFEVVPCSVNHDHALLKNVTPYGTYPAKIKCDPVSVGMMLKENEPVSFTYEVSFVKSDIKWPSRWDAYLKMEGAKVHWFSILNSLMVVTFLAGIVLVIFLRTIRRDLARYEELDREAQAQMNEELSGWKLVVADVFRPPENSQLLCVMVADGCRILAMAIVTIFFAALGFMSPAARGTLITGMLMFYVFLGVVAGYVAVWLWKTLAAGEPRGWFSVSWRVACFFPGISFLILTILNSLLWGSGSTGAIPFTTFLVLILMWFCISVPLTLIGGLVATKGRYMEYPVRTNQIPREVPPQRFPSWVLVLGAGTLPFGTLFIELFFIMSSIWLGRVYYVFGFLFIVLILLVTVCAEVSLVLTYMHLCVEDWRWWWKSFFASGSVSLYVFLYSINYLVFDLKTLSGPVSAMLYLGYSLFMVTAMLLATGAVGFLTSFFFVHRLFSSVKID from the exons ATGGGTTCTTTTAACAGAATCAAGAAATTTCTTGTCATTTCatgcttgatttttgaatttggTCATGGTTATTATCTTCCTGGTAGTTTCCCACATAAATACGACGTAGGTGATCAATTATCCGTAAAAGTAAACTCTTTAACCTCCATTGATACAGAAATCCCATATGGGTATTACAGTTTACCCTTCTGTAAGCCTCCTGATGGCATCAAAGACAGTGCTGAGAATCTTGGTGAGCTTCTAATGGGAGATAGAATCGAAAACTCCCCGTATCGGTTTAAGATGTTCAAGAATGAGACCGAGATCGTAATGTGTACAACGAATCCCATATCAAATGATGAATACCAAACTTTGAAAGAACGAATCGATGAAATGTATCAGGTTAATGTGAATCTTGACAATCTCCCAGCGATTAGGTATATGCAAAGAGATGGATTTTATGTTAGATGGACTGGCTATCCTGTTGGAATTAAGGTTCAAGATGCTTATTATCTTTTTAATCATCTgaagtttacagttttggttcaCAAGTACGAACACGATAACGTTGTTTCGGTGGTTGGGACTGGAGATGGAGAGCTCATCACACCAACCAACGAAACCATGGGTGATGGTTACATGGTTGTCGGATTTGAGGTTGTTCCTTGTAGCGTCAATCATGATCATGCTTTACTGAAGAATGTCACACCATATGGTACATACCCAGCTAAGATCAAATGTGATCCGGTTTCCGTAGGGATGATGTTGAAAGAGAACGAGCCGGTTAGTTTTACATATGAGGTTTCTTTTGTTAAAAGTGATATAAAATGGCCTTCGAGATGGGATGCTTATTTGAAGATGGAAGGTGCAAAAGTTCATTGGTTTTCAATTTTGAATTCGTTAATGGTTGTGACATTTCTTGCTGGGATTGTTCTTGTGATATTCTTGAGGACGATTCGTAGAGATTTGGCTCGTTATGAGGAGTTAGATAGGGAAGCGCAGGCTCAAATGAATGAGGAGTTATCTGGGTGGAAGCTTGTGGTGGCTGATGTTTTTCGGCCACCAGAAAACTCTCAACTGCTGTGTGTAATGGTGGCTGATGGTTGTCGGATCCTTGCAATGGCTATTGTCACCATCTTCTTCGCTGCTCTTGGGTTCATGTCCCCAGCTGCTCGTGGCACTCTCATCACAG GTATGCTTATGTTCTATGTGTTTCTCGGCGTTGTTGCTGGTTACGTGGCGGTGTGGCTATGGAAAACCCTAGCAGCCGGTGAACCTCGAGGGTGGTTTTCAGTGTCATGGAGAGTTGCATGTTTCTTCCCCGGTATTTCGTTCTTAATCCTGACGATATTAAATTCGCTCTTGTGGGGAAGTGGTAGCACCGGTGCTATTCCATTCACCACCTTTTTGGTTCTAATCTTGATGTGGTTTTGTATCTCGGTGCCATTGACGTTGATCGGCGGATTGGTGGCCACAAAAGGTCGATATATGGAGTACCCAGTTCGCACAAATCAAATCCCTAGAGAGGTCCCACCTCAAAGGTTCCCATCTTGGGTCTTAGTTCTAGGAGCTGGAACTCTTCCATTTGGTACTCTTTTCATCGAGTTATTCTTCATTATGTCAAGCATTTGGCTTGGTCGAGTTTACTATGTTTTTGGGTTTTTATTCATCGTTTTGATCTTGCTTGTGACTGTTTGTGCTGAGGTGTCATTGGTACTCACTTACATGCACCTTTGTGTTGAGGactggaggtggtggtggaagtCGTTCTTTGCATCTGGTTCTGTCTCTCTTTATGTGTTTTTGTATTCGATTAACTATCTTGTTTTTGATCTAAAAACCTTGAGTGGCCCTGTATCCGCAATGCTTTACTTGGGTTATTCGTTGTTCATGGTCACGGCTATGTTGCTTGCTACGGGTGCAGTTGGATTCTTGACATCTTTCTTCTTCGTTCATCGCCTTTTCTCATCTGTTAAGATAGACTAA